A stretch of Metabacillus sp. FJAT-52054 DNA encodes these proteins:
- a CDS encoding ABC transporter ATP-binding protein — MKTGNRLVQYALKYKKTLLAALLMLAVAVGAELTGPIIAKKMIDDHIIGIEKPWFETESRGKDTVAYKGKTYKRGDRFTEGEQKGKQVHVLQTKLNYYFIPEAVKEDGERRAANGELIIKNRDGETSYPASKLSKDELLAFYEPEVSGLIYLMGLYLGLLVLASFFNYGQRFFLQVTSNRIIQRMREDIFEHIQRLPIKYFDNLPAGKVVARVTNDTEAIRELYVAVLATFFTSAIYITGIFIALFLLEAKLALICMVILPILVLWTIAYRKFSSNYNEKIRTLVSDINAMVNESIQGMTIIQAFRRQKETTEEFEKLNEEHFHYQNKLLSINALLSHNMVGFIRNVAFVALIWYFGGASLNPGSMVSLGVLYAFVDYLNRLFQPISGIVNQFAQLEQARVASNRVFSLLDEKGIDVEEANNRRYKGNVVFDHVSFGYTEDHDVLKDIHFEAKQGETVALVGHTGSGKSSIMNLLFRFYDVRTGKITIDGVNIQDLSRQEVRKHMGIVLQDPFLFSGTISSNVNLENEEITREQIEKALTDVGAENLLKNLPKGFDEPVIEKGSTLSSGQRQLISFARALAFDPAILILDEATASIDTETEAIIQEAMEVLKKGRTTFIIAHRLSTIKNADQILVLDHGQIVEKGNHDELMKLEGKYYQMYKLQQGKQNAGSSLAG; from the coding sequence ATGAAAACAGGAAATCGTTTAGTTCAATACGCCCTCAAGTACAAAAAAACATTATTGGCTGCGCTGCTCATGCTGGCTGTTGCCGTTGGTGCCGAGCTGACAGGTCCGATTATTGCCAAGAAAATGATTGATGATCATATTATCGGAATTGAAAAGCCCTGGTTTGAGACAGAGTCCCGGGGAAAGGATACAGTAGCCTATAAAGGAAAAACGTATAAACGGGGCGACCGGTTCACAGAAGGGGAGCAAAAGGGGAAACAGGTTCACGTCCTGCAAACCAAATTGAATTATTATTTTATTCCGGAGGCTGTTAAGGAAGACGGAGAACGAAGAGCAGCAAACGGAGAGCTAATAATAAAAAACCGTGATGGAGAGACCTCTTATCCGGCAAGTAAACTGAGCAAGGATGAACTTTTAGCCTTTTACGAGCCAGAAGTCAGCGGTCTGATTTATCTGATGGGTCTTTATTTGGGCCTCCTTGTTCTTGCATCATTCTTTAACTATGGCCAGCGATTCTTTCTGCAGGTAACCTCAAACCGCATCATTCAAAGAATGAGAGAGGATATTTTCGAACACATCCAGCGGCTTCCAATCAAATATTTTGATAACCTTCCTGCAGGGAAAGTGGTAGCAAGGGTGACCAATGATACGGAAGCGATTAGAGAGCTGTATGTTGCGGTTCTGGCAACATTCTTTACAAGTGCTATCTACATTACCGGTATTTTTATTGCTTTATTCCTGCTGGAAGCAAAACTTGCACTGATTTGCATGGTCATTTTACCGATTCTGGTTTTATGGACGATTGCTTACCGGAAGTTTTCATCAAATTACAATGAGAAAATCCGTACTCTTGTCAGTGATATCAATGCAATGGTGAACGAATCGATTCAAGGCATGACCATCATTCAGGCGTTTCGCCGCCAAAAGGAGACGACAGAAGAGTTTGAAAAGCTGAATGAAGAGCATTTCCATTATCAAAACAAACTCCTCAGCATCAATGCCCTTCTTTCTCACAACATGGTTGGATTTATCCGAAATGTGGCCTTTGTTGCGCTTATTTGGTACTTTGGGGGAGCATCCCTGAATCCAGGTTCCATGGTTTCGCTTGGAGTCCTTTATGCATTTGTTGATTACCTGAACCGCTTGTTCCAGCCGATTTCGGGAATCGTCAACCAGTTTGCGCAGCTGGAACAGGCACGTGTCGCGTCAAACAGGGTTTTCAGTCTGCTTGATGAGAAAGGAATCGATGTAGAAGAAGCCAATAACAGGCGGTATAAAGGAAATGTAGTATTTGACCATGTCTCCTTTGGCTATACGGAGGATCATGATGTACTCAAGGATATCCATTTTGAAGCGAAGCAGGGGGAAACCGTCGCACTAGTTGGCCACACGGGTTCCGGAAAAAGCTCAATTATGAACCTGCTGTTCCGTTTCTATGATGTCAGGACGGGGAAAATTACGATTGATGGTGTAAACATTCAGGATCTTTCGAGACAGGAAGTTCGGAAGCATATGGGAATTGTTCTCCAGGATCCTTTTCTGTTTTCAGGGACCATCTCTTCGAACGTAAATCTTGAAAATGAGGAAATCACTCGAGAGCAAATTGAAAAGGCCCTAACCGATGTCGGTGCGGAAAATCTGCTGAAGAACCTGCCTAAAGGTTTTGATGAGCCGGTGATTGAAAAGGGCAGTACTTTATCTTCCGGTCAGCGCCAGCTCATTTCATTCGCGCGTGCTCTCGCGTTTGATCCGGCAATTTTGATTTTGGACGAAGCGACTGCAAGCATTGATACCGAAACGGAAGCAATTATTCAGGAGGCTATGGAAGTCCTGAAAAAAGGCCGTACGACATTTATCATAGCGCACAGGCTTTCAACGATAAAAAATGCAGATCAAATTCTCGTGTTGGATCACGGCCAAATCGTGGAAAAAGGAAATCATGATGAGCTGATGAAGCTTGAAGGAAAATATTATCAAATGTATAAGCTGCAGCAAGGAAAACAAAATGCAGGCAGCAGCCTCGCAGGATAA
- a CDS encoding NAD(P)H-dependent oxidoreductase, translating into MNIQDKKQEILKAFQFRHAAKTFQVDKKIPQEDFHFILETARLSPSSFGYEPWKILVVQNKEIREKLMPCTWGGKGQLQTASHFILIFSRNEKDMHHESPYIQHMMDANGLPEESQKIRRSIFKTFQESDFKLLESSRAMFDWSSKQSYIALANMMTSAAQIGIDSCPIEGFDKDKVEQVLREEGILTGDNLELSVMAAFGYRVDEPRAKTRQSLDTLVNWV; encoded by the coding sequence ATGAACATTCAAGATAAAAAACAGGAAATCTTAAAGGCATTCCAGTTCCGGCATGCAGCTAAAACATTTCAGGTAGATAAGAAAATCCCTCAAGAGGATTTCCATTTCATCCTGGAAACCGCAAGACTGTCACCGTCTTCATTTGGGTATGAACCATGGAAAATACTTGTCGTTCAAAATAAAGAGATCCGAGAAAAACTAATGCCTTGTACGTGGGGTGGAAAAGGCCAGCTGCAGACTGCCAGCCATTTTATTCTGATCTTTTCAAGAAATGAGAAAGACATGCACCACGAATCTCCATATATCCAGCATATGATGGATGCAAACGGACTTCCCGAGGAATCCCAGAAAATCAGACGAAGTATTTTTAAAACGTTTCAGGAATCTGATTTTAAGCTCCTTGAATCGAGCCGCGCGATGTTTGACTGGTCATCCAAGCAATCGTATATTGCGCTCGCCAATATGATGACATCTGCAGCCCAAATCGGGATCGATTCCTGTCCGATTGAAGGATTTGATAAAGATAAAGTGGAACAAGTGCTCCGTGAGGAAGGAATTTTAACTGGCGATAACCTGGAATTGTCTGTCATGGCCGCTTTCGGTTACCGCGTCGATGAACCAAGAGCTAAAACGAGACAGTCTCTCGATACCCTTGTAAACTGGGTTTAA
- a CDS encoding helix-turn-helix domain-containing protein — MTDFKAYGYSCSVAATLDIIGGKWKGVILFYLLDGKKRFNELKRLNGEITQRMLTLQLRELERDGIVHREIYKEIPPKVEYSLTEFGQSLKPLILMMREWGEHHVEYVMEKRKNEA; from the coding sequence ATGACGGATTTTAAAGCATATGGGTATTCTTGTTCTGTCGCAGCGACGCTTGATATTATCGGAGGAAAATGGAAAGGGGTTATACTTTTCTATTTGCTCGACGGCAAAAAACGATTTAATGAACTTAAACGTCTGAATGGGGAAATCACACAGCGCATGCTAACCCTTCAGCTTAGAGAGCTGGAGAGAGATGGAATCGTTCACCGGGAAATCTATAAAGAAATTCCTCCAAAAGTCGAGTATTCTCTTACTGAATTCGGCCAATCTCTGAAACCGCTCATTTTGATGATGAGAGAATGGGGAGAGCATCATGTCGAGTATGTGATGGAAAAAAGGAAGAATGAGGCATAA
- a CDS encoding NAD(P)H-binding protein, whose protein sequence is MTIAFLGSTGRVGLELASFLTEAGQPFKALVRSPEKLQAIGNTEIIEGNARNAEDVERTIAGCKTIISCLNTDGNDTLSVSMEIILDAARKHGIERMITVGTAGILQSRNDPSLYRFQSNESKQRSTRAAEEHAKVYEMLRESDLNWTIACPTYLPDGKLTGIYRSEENVLPDGGTSISVQDTAHFVFHEWQNPKHTKKRVGLAY, encoded by the coding sequence ATGACCATCGCATTTTTGGGAAGTACGGGCCGGGTAGGCCTTGAACTTGCCTCCTTCCTCACTGAAGCCGGACAGCCCTTCAAAGCACTGGTCCGGTCTCCAGAAAAACTTCAGGCTATTGGGAACACTGAAATCATAGAAGGAAATGCTCGGAATGCAGAGGACGTGGAAAGAACCATTGCAGGATGCAAAACGATTATCAGCTGTCTGAATACAGATGGCAATGATACGTTATCCGTCAGCATGGAAATCATCCTGGACGCTGCAAGAAAACATGGCATTGAAAGAATGATTACCGTCGGAACCGCAGGGATCCTTCAGTCCAGAAATGATCCATCCCTGTACCGGTTTCAATCCAATGAATCGAAGCAGCGTTCAACGAGAGCCGCCGAAGAACATGCGAAGGTGTATGAAATGCTGAGGGAATCGGATTTAAACTGGACAATCGCATGCCCTACCTACTTACCGGATGGAAAGCTAACGGGAATCTACCGCTCTGAAGAAAATGTGCTTCCTGATGGCGGTACATCCATTTCCGTACAGGACACGGCTCATTTTGTGTTCCATGAATGGCAGAATCCGAAACATACCAAAAAACGTGTTGGGCTTGCTTATTAG
- a CDS encoding alpha/beta-type small acid-soluble spore protein: MANSNSSNQLVVPGAQQAIDQMKYEIATEFGVNLGAETTARANGSVGGEITKRLVQMAQQSFGGAR; this comes from the coding sequence ATGGCAAACAGCAACAGCTCAAACCAACTAGTAGTACCTGGTGCACAACAAGCTATCGATCAAATGAAATATGAGATCGCTACTGAGTTTGGAGTAAACCTAGGAGCAGAAACAACTGCACGCGCTAACGGTTCTGTAGGCGGAGAAATCACAAAACGTCTAGTACAAATGGCTCAACAGTCTTTTGGCGGAGCTCGTTAA
- the ugpC gene encoding sn-glycerol-3-phosphate ABC transporter ATP-binding protein UgpC gives MAELVLNSIHKIYDNKVTAVSDFNLHIQDKEFIVFVGPSGCGKSTTLRMIAGLEEISKGDFVIDGKRMNDVAPKDRDIAMVFQNYALYPHMNVYDNMAFGLKLRKFPKDEIDRRVKDAARILGLEQYLDRKPKALSGGQRQRVALGRAIVRDAKVFLMDEPLSNLDAKLRVQMRAEISKLHQRLQTTTIYVTHDQTEAMTMATRLVVMKDGLIQQVGAPKEVYEKPENVFVGGFIGSPAMNFLTGKLSDGFFEMSGEKVTVPEGKMKFLREQGYVGKEIIMGIRPEDIHDEPVFVDASIGSKIDAKIEVSELMGAETMLYSQVAGQEFIARVDSRTDIDPGQVLPLAFDMNKVHFFDKDSESRIRPASEAKAVLV, from the coding sequence ATGGCAGAATTAGTATTGAATTCCATCCATAAAATTTACGACAATAAAGTAACCGCGGTTAGCGATTTTAACCTTCATATTCAAGATAAAGAATTTATCGTGTTCGTAGGTCCGTCAGGCTGCGGTAAATCTACGACACTTCGTATGATTGCAGGTCTTGAAGAAATCTCCAAAGGTGATTTTGTGATTGACGGCAAGCGCATGAATGATGTAGCACCGAAGGACCGCGATATCGCGATGGTTTTCCAAAACTACGCTCTTTACCCTCATATGAACGTATACGATAACATGGCATTCGGTTTAAAGCTTCGTAAATTCCCTAAGGATGAAATTGACCGCCGCGTAAAAGACGCAGCAAGAATCCTTGGTCTTGAACAGTACTTAGACCGTAAACCAAAAGCTCTTTCCGGCGGTCAGCGCCAGCGTGTTGCACTTGGCCGTGCAATCGTGCGCGACGCAAAGGTTTTCCTTATGGATGAGCCGCTTTCCAACCTTGATGCAAAGCTTCGTGTACAAATGCGCGCAGAAATTTCCAAGCTGCATCAGCGTCTTCAAACAACAACTATCTATGTAACGCATGACCAAACGGAAGCTATGACAATGGCAACGCGTCTTGTTGTTATGAAAGACGGTCTGATCCAGCAGGTTGGAGCTCCAAAAGAAGTGTACGAAAAGCCTGAAAACGTATTCGTTGGCGGGTTCATCGGATCTCCTGCAATGAACTTCCTGACAGGAAAACTTTCAGACGGCTTCTTTGAAATGAGCGGCGAAAAAGTAACCGTTCCTGAAGGTAAAATGAAATTCCTTCGCGAGCAAGGCTATGTCGGCAAAGAAATTATCATGGGAATTCGTCCTGAAGATATCCATGATGAGCCTGTATTCGTTGACGCTTCCATCGGATCTAAAATCGATGCAAAAATTGAAGTATCCGAGCTTATGGGTGCAGAAACCATGCTTTACTCTCAAGTAGCAGGACAGGAATTTATCGCACGTGTTGATTCCCGTACAGATATTGATCCGGGACAGGTTCTGCCACTTGCATTTGATATGAACAAAGTTCACTTCTTCGACAAAGATTCCGAATCCAGAATCCGTCCTGCAAGTGAAGCGAAGGCTGTATTGGTTTAA
- a CDS encoding helix-turn-helix domain-containing protein, protein MLQQLMLYFDNDFLSGPPRLLDEYKWFETADGESFGIRKSRLAPNETELLQALFAAAVSPDSTYLSGISHKEKSWFYYLTGKEDSPPDDFPVRFIHAEFSERIEDKPALLEAVAGFMEEALVIWLSDQSGVIIEKAPSGLLDMESITALSSSLLSDFFIEPAFFIGQIHESNSRLREKFQAEKDMFREFPGKLPKGKVITFYEACPLFMTGQRYLSLRNAISDRLLDTLDEAELVSTLKVFFTCNLNVSSASKALYMHRNSLQYRIDRFIERTGIDIKYFTNALAVYLLIIHRENALPAPE, encoded by the coding sequence ATGCTTCAGCAATTGATGCTTTACTTCGACAATGATTTTTTATCAGGGCCTCCAAGGCTGCTGGATGAATATAAATGGTTTGAAACGGCGGATGGAGAAAGCTTCGGGATACGAAAATCAAGGCTGGCACCCAATGAAACAGAGCTGCTTCAAGCCCTGTTTGCCGCAGCTGTTTCTCCGGATAGTACTTATTTATCGGGGATCAGCCACAAGGAAAAGAGCTGGTTTTATTATTTAACCGGCAAAGAAGACTCTCCGCCAGATGATTTTCCAGTCCGCTTTATCCATGCAGAGTTCAGTGAGAGGATTGAGGATAAGCCTGCTTTGTTAGAAGCAGTGGCAGGGTTTATGGAAGAAGCCCTGGTCATTTGGCTTTCTGATCAATCAGGAGTCATCATTGAGAAGGCTCCTTCGGGTTTGCTTGATATGGAATCCATTACAGCCCTCTCCTCCTCCCTATTAAGCGACTTCTTTATTGAACCTGCGTTTTTTATCGGGCAAATTCACGAGAGTAATTCCAGGCTCAGGGAAAAGTTCCAAGCCGAAAAAGACATGTTCAGGGAATTTCCAGGTAAGCTTCCTAAAGGGAAAGTGATTACCTTTTACGAAGCCTGTCCTCTTTTTATGACCGGACAGCGCTATCTTAGTTTACGGAATGCTATATCCGACCGGCTGCTGGATACATTGGATGAGGCAGAACTGGTTTCAACCTTAAAAGTATTCTTCACGTGCAATTTAAATGTGTCATCCGCCTCCAAAGCACTTTATATGCATCGGAACAGCCTGCAGTATCGAATCGATCGTTTCATTGAAAGAACCGGTATTGATATCAAATATTTCACGAATGCTTTAGCCGTTTATTTGCTGATCATTCACAGGGAGAATGCCCTCCCAGCGCCGGAATAG
- a CDS encoding YheE family protein produces the protein MVQHFQWKPLFKQANLPGWRISFYFKGTHYDGIYHKNGQVEWGTAIPPGDEEEHLISQIHELMLFHVYE, from the coding sequence ATGGTTCAGCATTTTCAATGGAAACCTCTTTTCAAGCAGGCAAATTTGCCTGGATGGCGGATTTCTTTTTATTTTAAAGGAACTCATTACGACGGCATCTACCATAAGAACGGGCAGGTGGAGTGGGGAACAGCCATTCCTCCCGGGGATGAGGAGGAGCATCTAATCTCCCAGATCCATGAACTGATGCTTTTCCACGTTTATGAATAA
- a CDS encoding YheC/YheD family protein: MTSGQPRIAILTAPGKKNRTFFGSEFYFKKLIGEVSRLGGLCYVVTPEGIKEKYAEGFSFFAEKHQWQLMKAPLPDVIYNRIPSRIAEIKAEDCLKKLKEKKIPIFNPSFFNKWEIWNTLSDIPLLRPFLPITSLIESEEELREWTARLGQIYIKPVNQCKGKGIMKVTALGGQNVISESIEVPPHQSTIREVWEQISDIPVIVQQSIDSDLLNGQKYDLRLLGILNGTTHVLVGTGVRASKKQNLTTHVPAGGQIVPFRFVENRIDMDQLHFITETAGKALSDRYGLIGEFSIDAGVDQNGNLYIYEINSKPMKFDEPEIEGARISKLSRLFMQLAENRSF, translated from the coding sequence ATGACGAGTGGACAGCCGCGAATTGCCATTTTAACAGCTCCAGGGAAAAAAAATCGAACCTTTTTTGGAAGTGAGTTTTATTTTAAGAAACTAATCGGAGAGGTTTCAAGGCTTGGTGGCCTCTGCTATGTAGTCACTCCAGAGGGGATAAAGGAAAAATACGCGGAGGGCTTCAGTTTTTTTGCAGAAAAGCACCAGTGGCAATTGATGAAAGCTCCTCTCCCTGACGTAATCTATAATCGCATTCCCTCCAGAATCGCAGAAATAAAAGCTGAAGATTGCCTAAAGAAGCTAAAGGAAAAAAAAATTCCAATCTTTAATCCTTCATTTTTTAACAAATGGGAAATCTGGAATACGCTGTCTGATATCCCCCTTCTCCGCCCCTTCCTTCCAATCACCTCTCTAATTGAAAGTGAAGAGGAACTTCGGGAATGGACAGCACGGCTTGGTCAGATTTACATCAAACCGGTGAACCAATGCAAAGGAAAAGGAATCATGAAAGTAACCGCTTTGGGCGGTCAGAATGTGATATCGGAGTCCATCGAGGTTCCCCCCCATCAATCTACGATTAGGGAAGTGTGGGAGCAAATTTCTGATATTCCTGTCATCGTTCAGCAGTCGATTGATTCTGATTTACTAAACGGACAAAAATATGACCTGCGGCTGCTCGGAATTTTGAATGGAACGACCCACGTTCTCGTTGGAACCGGAGTGCGTGCATCCAAAAAGCAGAATCTGACTACTCATGTACCTGCTGGAGGGCAAATCGTTCCTTTCCGATTTGTTGAGAATAGGATAGATATGGATCAGCTCCATTTCATCACGGAAACCGCTGGCAAAGCACTGTCAGATCGCTACGGACTTATCGGAGAATTTTCGATTGATGCAGGTGTTGATCAAAACGGAAACCTCTATATTTATGAAATTAACTCTAAACCCATGAAATTTGATGAACCTGAAATTGAAGGCGCAAGAATTTCTAAACTCAGCCGTTTGTTTATGCAATTAGCGGAGAACAGATCCTTTTGA
- a CDS encoding YheC/YheD family protein, whose protein sequence is MSDIYTLYLLNEEDNGPEFVFPSRHDVFEEVSHAAFGTFCLPCTSQATGKNGWEIGVHPAMAEKLKLPFPGKTRVLIHDGILYLGPLIGIFTAGFTDSLLRPVGERSLFFARLMSMDQTAGMYTVVFGAHHINWENGTVMGYTYGQKGWSELEVPIPNVVYDRLPNRKSENHHALKLVKRRLIEEYGIPWFNPGFFNKWDIHQTLSRIPDAKEFLPETILGPTLEQIEQMLSSYKSVYLKPANGSLGLGVFQLMYSRKEECYYCKYRDEAFQNKLRKYPSLEHFFKHSFNGRVLDSYLAQQGIELFRQNNQAVDFRIHTNKDSKGEWSVTAIAAKIAGKGSVTTHLNSGGIVKTLEELIEDPQERIRVLHNLTESSILLSEHIDENIPGFIGEIGFDLGLDQTGKIWLFEANSKPGRSIFSHPKLKDGDLLSRRQFLDYAMFLMKKSIESPEDIVQ, encoded by the coding sequence ATGTCCGATATCTACACGCTATATTTATTGAATGAAGAAGACAACGGACCGGAATTTGTGTTTCCGTCCAGACATGATGTATTTGAAGAAGTAAGCCACGCTGCCTTTGGAACGTTCTGCCTTCCATGCACTTCACAGGCAACAGGGAAAAATGGCTGGGAAATTGGAGTTCATCCAGCAATGGCTGAAAAACTCAAGCTTCCCTTTCCAGGAAAAACCCGGGTGCTCATCCATGATGGAATTCTTTATTTAGGGCCGCTAATCGGAATTTTCACAGCAGGCTTCACCGATTCTCTCCTCAGGCCGGTCGGCGAGCGGTCCCTATTTTTCGCAAGATTGATGAGCATGGATCAGACAGCCGGCATGTACACAGTCGTGTTTGGAGCACATCACATTAACTGGGAAAATGGGACCGTGATGGGCTATACATACGGCCAAAAAGGCTGGAGTGAGCTTGAGGTTCCCATCCCGAATGTTGTTTATGACCGCCTTCCGAACCGTAAATCTGAAAATCATCACGCTTTAAAGCTTGTTAAGCGGCGCTTAATCGAAGAATACGGCATTCCATGGTTTAATCCGGGATTCTTTAATAAATGGGATATTCATCAAACCCTTTCTCGTATTCCAGATGCGAAAGAGTTTTTACCAGAAACCATCCTTGGACCGACTCTTGAGCAGATCGAACAAATGCTGAGCTCGTACAAAAGTGTTTACTTAAAACCCGCTAACGGCAGTCTCGGTCTTGGCGTATTTCAGCTCATGTACAGCCGTAAGGAGGAATGCTATTACTGTAAATACAGAGATGAAGCCTTTCAAAATAAACTGCGGAAATATCCTTCACTTGAACACTTTTTCAAGCATTCCTTCAACGGAAGAGTACTTGATTCATACTTGGCGCAGCAGGGCATCGAGCTTTTCCGGCAGAATAATCAGGCAGTTGATTTCCGCATTCATACGAATAAAGATTCGAAGGGCGAATGGAGTGTCACTGCGATCGCAGCTAAGATTGCCGGGAAGGGAAGCGTGACCACCCACTTAAACAGCGGAGGGATTGTTAAAACTCTTGAAGAGCTGATTGAGGATCCGCAGGAACGGATTCGCGTACTTCATAATTTAACGGAGTCCTCCATTTTGCTTAGTGAGCACATTGATGAAAATATTCCTGGCTTTATTGGGGAAATCGGCTTTGACCTTGGTCTGGACCAGACAGGGAAGATTTGGCTGTTTGAAGCCAATTCCAAACCAGGACGATCCATCTTCTCCCACCCAAAGCTAAAGGACGGAGATTTGCTTTCCAGAAGACAATTTTTAGATTATGCGATGTTCCTGATGAAAAAGTCGATTGAATCCCCTGAGGATATTGTTCAATGA
- a CDS encoding YheC/YheD family protein, which translates to MKSVLGFMTLHQEAEKSYSTEIAKRAGSFGLTVFRFCPADIQPGTALLKGFLYEQDEWKPSLQPLPAFIYDRCFYSKGDRSAKSRPIADWLKNRPDTVFLGKGLPDKWTVHQAIMKDSTLSFYLPDTAQIDTAKDILPLLFRERQCMLKPVKGAQGRGIIALSLSGKTIEAVYHNGANKKTKGFSSIEEFEIWMNLFLKQSTSPYLIQPLLQLTDRSRYPFDIRILMQKDGSGNWAERGRGIRRGYQGSFISNLGSGGEALSYEDWFQRLSRRQAYLFHDDLSTILSKLPIVLEQSFSSLFELGIDIGYSRDGSIWILDVNSKPGRQLIMQTQPDQKNNLYEAPLAYCKHLLAKTANADQEQ; encoded by the coding sequence ATGAAGTCTGTGCTTGGGTTTATGACGCTTCATCAGGAAGCAGAAAAATCGTATTCCACTGAAATTGCCAAAAGAGCCGGGTCGTTTGGACTGACTGTGTTCAGGTTTTGTCCTGCTGACATTCAGCCCGGCACTGCTCTATTAAAGGGATTTTTATATGAACAGGATGAATGGAAGCCTTCTCTTCAGCCGCTGCCAGCCTTTATTTATGATCGCTGCTTTTATAGCAAAGGCGACCGTTCGGCTAAATCCCGGCCAATCGCTGACTGGCTGAAAAACAGACCGGATACCGTATTTCTGGGTAAAGGCTTGCCAGATAAATGGACAGTGCATCAGGCGATTATGAAAGATTCTACCCTCTCCTTCTATTTACCGGATACCGCACAGATTGATACAGCTAAGGACATACTTCCCCTTCTTTTCAGGGAACGGCAATGCATGCTGAAGCCTGTAAAAGGGGCGCAGGGACGGGGAATAATCGCCCTGTCTTTGAGCGGGAAAACCATTGAAGCGGTTTATCATAACGGTGCAAATAAGAAAACAAAGGGATTCTCTTCCATTGAGGAATTCGAAATCTGGATGAACCTGTTTCTAAAACAATCCACATCTCCCTATCTCATTCAGCCGCTGCTTCAGCTCACAGACCGGAGCCGGTATCCATTTGATATCCGTATTTTGATGCAAAAGGATGGGAGCGGAAATTGGGCTGAACGCGGCCGCGGGATCAGGCGCGGCTATCAGGGATCGTTTATTTCCAACCTTGGAAGCGGAGGTGAGGCACTATCCTATGAAGATTGGTTTCAAAGACTATCGCGCCGCCAGGCTTATTTATTCCATGACGACCTCAGCACGATTCTCTCAAAATTGCCGATCGTTCTTGAACAGTCCTTCTCTTCGTTATTTGAGCTTGGTATAGATATTGGATATTCAAGAGACGGGTCTATTTGGATTCTGGATGTGAATTCAAAGCCGGGACGCCAGCTGATTATGCAAACCCAGCCAGACCAAAAGAACAACTTATACGAAGCGCCGCTGGCATACTGCAAGCACCTGCTGGCTAAAACCGCCAATGCCGATCAAGAGCAATAG